The following DNA comes from Lentibacillus sp. Marseille-P4043.
GTTCAGGTATTTCTTCAATAATTTTAAGCAATCGCTGTTTGGCCGTATTCATGTTGTCATTCACCTCTTCCATGAATAGTTTAACTTTATTATATCACCGATGGTTACTAAAAACTATATACAGAACCGCTCAGACACGGTTTTGATAACCTTTTTTTAATGTTTAAAACAAATTATTCAATGTGATACCTCCATAAGTTACCAGGTCAGTCCCTTTTTCTTAGCATCTGCATCTAAACCTGCTCCAATTGCTACACCAAGGTCCATTCCAAGTGGTAAGCCTAGTTCAATTCAAAGGTTGAGTTCTTTTATCTTACAATCAATGTTATATAGCCAAAATAGAAGACCAAATCATTACGTGATTTGGTCTTCTAATTGGTATATCATTTTGAGGGTCTTATTTTTTGATGGGATAGTTAAATTGCCTGCACGTTAAAAAATACCTCCCCACCACAGGGAGGTATTTACATTAATACATTGCCGCAATTTCTTTTTGCAATTTCTGATCCTGCACATACTCATCATAGCTCATTTCTTTATCAATAATGCCATTCGGTGTAATTTCAATTAAGCGATTGGCAATACTTTGAATGAATTGATGGTCATGAGATGTAAAGAGAATCGAGCCTTTAAATTTAATCAGTCCATTATTCAATGCAGTAATTGATTCTAGGTCCAAATGGTTTGTTGGTTCATCTAATAGCAATACGTTGGCATGACTTAACATCATTTTGGATAGCATGCAGCGAACCTTTTCCCCACCGGATAATACGCTTGCTTTTTTCAATGCCTCTTCACCGGAAAACAGCATTCTGCCCAAAAATCCGCGTAAGAAAGTTTCTGTTTCGTCTTCAGGTGAATATTGGCGCAACCAGTCTACTAATGGCAGGTCATTGTTTTCGAAGTACTCCGAGTTATCTTTTGGAAAGTACGATTGGGAAGTGGTGACACCCCATTTGTATGTTCCAGCGTCAGGCTCCATTTCACCCATGAGAATTTTAAATAGCGTTGTTTTGGCGATATCATCTTTGCCGACAAATGCTACTTTATCATCTTTATTGATGGTAAAGCTGACATTATCCAATACCTTTTGATCCCCAACCGTTTTTGTCAAACCTTCGACGCGAAGTAAGTCATTCCCAATTTCACGGCCCGGTGTAAAAGCAATATAAGGATATTTTCGTGATGAAGGTTTAATATCGTCTAGTGTAATGCTATCTAACAGCTTTTTACGTGACGTTGCTTGCTTCGATTTGGAAGCATTGGCACTAAACCTAGCGATAAACGCCTGTAATTCATTGATTTTTTCTTCTTTTTTCTTATTTGCTTCTTGTGCCATTTGTAAAGCAAGCTGACTTGATTCATACCAAAAATCGTAATTGCCAATATAAATTTGGATTTTTCCATAGTCTACATCTGCAATATGTGTACATACCTTATTTAAAAAGTGTCTGTCATGGGAAACAACGATAACGGTATTTTCAAAGTTAATTAGGAATTCCTCTAACCACTGAATTGCTTGAATATCCAATCCGTTTGTTGGCTCATCAAGTAATAAAATATCCGGATTGCCAAAAAGCGCTTGGGCAAGCAGGACTTTTACCTTTTGATCTCCAGCCAAATCAGCCATTTTCATTGTGTGAAGCGGCTCATCAATTCCTAAACCTTTTAATAAAACGGCAGCATCTGATTCAGCTTCCCAACCATTCATTTCCGCAAATTCGCCTTCAAGCTCAGCAGCACGCATGCCATCTTCTTCGGAAAAGTCCGCTTTCATATAGATCGCATCTTTTTCTTGTTTTACCTTATATAAACGTTCATGTCCCATCAAAACAGTATCTAAAACTTGATAATCTTCATATGCGAAATGGTCCTGTTTTAATACAGCCATTCGTTCTCCTGGAGATAGGGAGACATTTCCGGATTGGGCTTCCACCTCACCGGATAAAACTTTCAAGAATGTTGATTTTCCCGCACCATTTGCTCCGATCATGCCATAGCAATTTCCATGCGTGAATTTTAAATTAACGTCTTCAAATAATTTCTTATCTCCATATCGTAAACTGACATTTGTAACAGTTATCATGTATGTTCCTCCAAAAAAATAGTAATCAAGGCTAGCTTACGGGAATTATAGGGTTTCGTCAATCCAAATCATGCATATAATGAAGAAATTGTATGTAAACTCATTTTAAAAGATGGTTTTTTAATGATAAATATTGGGCACAAGGATTTACTTATTTCCTCATTTGCCCGAACTTCAGAAGGTATATTTACAAGAATAACTTGTGAATGAATCACTTTTTCAGTAAAATTTTTAGTGTAGTGCCTATTTTCGCATATTTATTCTTAAAAAGGACTATATTTTTTTAGGAAAATATGTAACAATTAATCAACACTACATTTTCTAGCTTTAGCGATCAGCTATCCTTGTTAAATTAAGTTAACGGAGGAGAACAATATGGGAGAGAGAACGATCTATTTTCTCTTTACGGATACAGGTACTTATCTAGCCCGTGCGATTAATTATTGCACGAAGCAATCATTGAATCACGTATCCATTTCGTTTGATCATGATTTGAGAGAAGTATATAGCTTCGGGAGAAAACGACCTAAAAATCCATTTATCGGTGGATTTGTCAAAGAAGATATTCGCAGTGATTTTCTTAAAGAATCAAGTTGTGCAGTATATGCATATCAGCTGTCTGCGGACGATTGCGAAAAGATACAGGAGAAAATAAAGGAAATTGAGGCGCAAAAGAACAATTACAAGTATAATTTCCTTGGTCTAATTGGGGTTTTGCTAAGAATTGAAATTGAACGGGAAAATGCCTTGTTTTGCTCACAGTTTGTTGCAACGGTTCTACGAGAAACTGAAGCTTTTCAAGTAACAAAGCCACCTTGTTTCGTTACACCAGCAGATATCCGAAATCATGTTGGTCTAAAATTAATATACCAAGGGAAACTAGGGGATTATCAGCAGTGTATGCAAGTAACCGAACGCAGATTAATTAAAGGAGAACAATCGTTAACAAAGCAATCATTTATCTATTTACTTTCTGAAAAAGTTAAACGTTTTGTCATCCGGTAGAAGAACCATTCACATTGTTGTGAGTGGTTCTTTTCTTATGGAGGTTTTATAAAGGAATGTGTTTTTGCTTCCCTCGGGCGGATGTTCTCGCTTTTGGGTCGATGTTTTCGTTCTCGGGTTGATGTTTCCGCACACAGGTCGATGTTCTCGCTCTCGGGTCGATGTTTCCTCGTTCACACGCTGATGCTTCTCCCTGTCCCCGAGTAACTTTTGGATACGGAAGATGCTGTTTAGCAGTTTTAAGTCTATGAAAGCGTAAAAATAGTGAGCGTGACCAAAGCACACTCACTATTAATAAAACTTACCCAATTCAATGCCTAATGTCTCATAAGGGACTTTAATTTTAAAAGCTAAATCATTAGCACCTAAATCAAAGCGTTCGATACTTACATGAAAGTTACTTTTGATATCCATTTCATTAACCGCTACATATATTTCTTCGTCTTTTGGATTGACTGTTACCCATTCAGGCATTGGCAAATATTTTTTCATGTATTTCATTATTGTTTGATTTGGTAACTCCAATAAGCCGATTGAAATCGAATTTTGTTTTAGGATGACATTTCCATTATCTTGGACGATTGGTTCCAAATGAACGGAGAGTGGAACCGTGGTTGAAAAAGCTGGCAGTTCCCCAATTAAATGTACATCATCTTCAAGCGAGATCTTGTAGTTATGCGCTGAGTCGTTTAGCAGTTTATCAATATAGGCATTAACCAATTCATTTAGATTCTCTTTCGTTGTACGTACAACAAATTCAGAGCTCTCCTGTGTGGCCTGCGTCTTTGAGTCAGGCACCGCTGTTTCGGAGACGGGCCAAAAGATGAACAAGGCTAGTAAACCGATAATGACCACATTAATTGTGAGCAAGCTATAAAATAATCGTTTCCATTTATTTTTTTGTGGTTTATTTGTCTTATGTTCCGTCATAATAAATAGCTCACCTTTCTATAAGGTATTCCAGCACTCGCTTTGCCATTAGTTGATAGCCATGTGTATTTGGATGAAAATTATCTTCGGCAAACAAATCAACATCGCTATTCGCGAACAGATCTATTGTCGGTATAAACGTAACATTTTCATACTCCTTTGTAACATTTTTACCGGTTGTATTCCATTCTTTAACAATGGTGCCAAGTTCTTTGATTTCCGGAAAATACTTTGCAAATGGGTTATAAAAGCCTAATAAATAAATATTGGCATCAGGATTTAATTCTGTTACTTTGTCAAAAATCTTAGTTAGCCGTTGCTTATAATTATCGCGCTCCTGGGCAAAATCTTTATATGACAAATTGGTGAAGTTCTCTTTCAATACTTTCATAATATCATTTGCCCCAATTGTAATGGCAATTATATCTGCTTCATTGATGGACGAGGAAATTTCCGGCTTGTCGAGGCGTTTTAGCAATTGATCAGAACGATTTCCGCGCTTGCCGTAATTCTCAAACTCTACCAATTGGTTCTTTTTATTAAGGCTTTTATTTAAAATTCCTACATAACCACCATCACCTGTTGTATCACCAACACCTTGTGTCAGGGAATCACCAATCGCCACAAAATGCGTTTCTTTGTTTTTGAAATAATCGATTGTGTTTTTAACTGTATTCTCAACAAACGTTTTTAGTTGCCCGGAAACATTTTTACTTTCAGGATCTTCCTTCTCATCTTGCTCCACAGTAGCCTCATCGTTTTTTTCTGGAGGGGCTTCTTGGTTTGAAGATGTTGGTTTGTTGGTTGTATCGTTTGAAGGTGATTCAGGGTCGGTAAATATAAAAAAGGCGGCAATGCCAAGTAATAATAAAATAATGAAGCCAATCGTAATCTTTCGCTGCATGTCGATCACACCTATGCTGAGTTATCGTTATTATATATGAGGTTTTTTTATTATCTATGAAATCATTTTTATGGTAACTCAACTTTCGCACCAATAAAATAAGATCAAACATTTAGCTGAGTCAAACTTGGAACGTTTCTAATAATTGCCTTGTCAACCTTGGTAAATATAAAGACTGTTAAAATTGGGACTGCGATTACTCGCCCCATTGAAAACATTTGTTGATTTATATACAAAATGCGATGTAAATAAGAAATTGCTCCCTCGCCGTTCCGGAAATACACTTCGCTTTCCGGGGGCGGCTGCTGAGCCTCCTCGAGCTACCGCTCTGCGGGGTCTCACCGATGCCTTTCCTCCCCCAGGAGTCTCCGCGTATTTCCTCCACTGGTATCGCATTTACTACCATTAATCGTGGTAGTATGTGTTCTATCAAATCACATCCTACCGCGTCACTAGTCTGGGTGAGTGGAGGGTGGTGACTCCAGCGGGAATAGCACGTGTCCGAAGACCCCGCAGAGTGGTTTTCTCGAGGAGGCTGAGGCCGTGCCCGCGGAAAGCATCCACCCGGAGCGATCCCGGACGTCGGGAAATGCGCGTACTTATAGAAAAAGTCAACTTGAGCAGTGAATCTCCATCCTTCCTCATTTTATCAAGGCTTATTTGTCCATTTCACGCTGCGAAAGTTGAGATGGTAATAAATGATTTACTTTTTATTCTTTCAATATTATATGCTTACCCTTTTTCATAGGCAAGTATATCATGTGATTTCATTTCAATTGTTTTACATTCTTATTAATAATGTATGCGAATTATACTAGCGGTGGTGCGCGACCGGGGAAGGGGAAACGAAAAGTGGCTAAACAACATTTCTGCTGTTTAGCCAGATTGGTTCATTGTGTTATGGGAAGGCTAGCACTGTTTCATTGGTTTTCATGCTGCTTTTCTGCTGTTTCCAAATCTGACAGAAGTCTTCCAACATCGCACTTGCAGTAGGAAATGAACCAGCGCCTGGTCCTGCTAGGGTTAATGGTCCAACAATATCTGTTTCTATGTGAATGGCGTTGTTAACACCTTCGATTGCATATAGTGGATGGCTCTCCGGTATTGCGATAGGTTCGATTTTAGCATGTATGCTGTTATTTACCAGCTTAATTTCTGCAACGTGTTTTATGCGTTGCTTGGTTCGTGCCTGACTTCTATGCATTTCTGGTTTAATATCTGTAATACCCGTTCGTTTGACCGTTTTCCATGCTGGCTGTTTGTTGAAAATAAGCTCACATAGGATCATGAGTTTATAAAAAGCATCATACCCTTCAATGTCATTTGTTGGATCGGCTTCCGCGTAACCTGCATTTTGTGCTTGCCTTAACGCATTTGGAAAAGAAGTACCCAATTCCCTCATTTCCGTCAAAATGTAATTTGATGTCCCATTTAGGATCGCCTGTACGCTATGGATACGATTGATGTTAAGCAATTTCTGGATTGTTTGGATGATCGGGATTCCACCAGCTGTTGTAGCATCAAACCCAATATTTACGTGATGGGCTGCTGCAAGGTCCTTTAATTCCATTCCGTGTGTTGCGAACATTTCCTTATTAGCAGTAATCACGTGTTTGCCAGCTTTTATACATTGTGCTAAATAGGTATGTGCTGGTTCTTTACCAACAATTGCTTCAAAAACAACATCAATATTTGGATCTGTGATAACAGCGTTAATATCTGTTGTAACATGGATGTTCTGTGCGATTTTAACATGCTTTTTCGGGTGTTCTATTACAATAGTAGTTACTTGAACAGGATTACCAACAATTTGTTGCAAACGATGCTGCTGTTTTTGAATCGTTTCATAAACACCACTTCCGACTGTACCAAAACCAAGGATGGCAACAGACAATGTCTTCATGAATGTGTACCTCCCGTTCTTGTGATTTAATTGTCCTTTTTACACCTCAACAGTTTCTTGCACTGTCGCGTTTGCTCGTAAGCGGACAAATTCATCATAAGGATTTAATTTCGTGATGACCTTGATGCCTGCAGCTTTGGCATTTTCTACTGTTTGATCAGATACGGCCGGATTTTCAACCCAGAGTATTTTCCCTTGTTTGTTGATGAATTGTTCGATTGTACCTGATGGTAATGTACCTTCAGCCAACCAGACGGCATCAATGTCAAATGGAACATCGCTAAGCTTTGTGTACTTTTCCTGACTGTTTGTTTGTTCTTGGTTGGAAATCGGGACAATTTGATAGCCCAATTGTTTTAGCTTAGTAGCATTTTCATATGGATTGTTAGTTTCATTGCCGATTACCGCAATGACTTTCTTTCTGATATTCCCTGCATCACGGGCGAAAGGGGAAGAAAGCAGCCATTTTACAGCGTCTTCGTTTGTTTCACTGAATAAGGCTTTGTGATCTGTTGCCTTGGCAATTGCCTGATCCAGGTCAACTAAAATATCATGAACCCGTTCAATACCAATGGATAGACGTACAAGCTCCTCTGTAACACCGCTCTTTTGTAAATCTGCCGGGCTTAATTGTTGGTGTGTCGTTGAAGCTGGATGAATAATTAATGACTTCGCATCGCCAACATTTGCTACGTGTGACCAGATTGAAATGCTGTCAATTAATTTTCTTCCCGCCTCACGTCCTCCTTTAATACCAAATGTAATAATGGAGCCAAAGCCATTCTGTAAATATTTTTTGGCTAATTGATGTGATGGGTGACTGGCTAAACCAGGATAATTAATCCACTCAACGGCTGGATTGTTCTGTAAATATGTCGCAACTTCTTCAGCATTTTTATTGTGGCGTTCCACGCGTAAATGCAATGTTTCCAGCCCTTGTAATAGTAAAAATGCATCCTGTGGGCTTAGGCATGCACCAATATCACGCAAGAGCTGGACGCGTAATTTTGTTGCAAAGGCTGCCGGGCCAATGTCAGCATAGCGAATACCGTGATAACTTTCATCTGGCTCGGTAAACCCTGGGAATTTCTCATTATCCCAATTAAACCGCCCGCCATCAACAACGATTCCGCCGATGGTTGTTCCGTGCCCGCCAATCCATTTCGTTGCAGAATGTACAACAATATCAGCACCCCAGGTTATTGGCCGGGTAATATACGGTGTTGCGAATGTGTTATCAACGATTAAGGGAATATCGTTTTCGTGTGCAATCGCTGCTACTGCCTCAACATCAAGTACGTTAAGGCTTGGATTTGTGATTATTTCACCAAAAACCGCTTTTGTTTTCGTTGTAATTGCATTGCGGATTTCTTCAAGATTAGTCCCATCAACGAATTTCACTGTGATTCCGTAGCGGGGCAATGTCGTTGCAAACAAGTTATAAGTTCCGCCATATAAATTGCTGTCAGCAACAATCTCGTCACCTGAACCAGCTAGATTTAAAATGGCCAATGTAATTGCAGACATTCCAGAAGATACACCAACAGCAGCTACACCATCTTCAAGCTGTGCCAAACGTTGTTCAAAGACATCAACAGTAGGATTACCGATTCGTGTATAAATGTTACCTGGTTCCGATAACGCAAATAAATTCTGGGCATGCTCCGTGTCGCGGAAGACGTATGATGTTGTTTGGTAAATTGGTACTGCACGTGATCCAGTTGTTGGATCTGGTTCCTGCCCCCCATGAAGTAATACGGTTTCTTGATCGTGAAAATGAAAGTTTGCCATAAATAATTCCTCCTTATGAATGTGGTGAAAACAAACGGTCAAATTGGATGGGAGAGGAGGGGTATATAAAAAAGCCCTCTTCCTAAGAAGAGGGCGTATCGTTTACCGTTCCTCCCCTTATCTTCCAGATCATCATTGACCTGTAGGATGTAGCACCTTTCACAGCTAGCGTACTAGCCTGATGGTTGCCGGGCTTCACAGGGCCTATTCCCTCCACCGCTCTTGATAAGAGATTAAAATATTTGAAAATTTAATTTAACAAGAATTATATACTGATTTCGATTGTTCGTCAACACCTTTTTTGGAAAGAATGTTTAAGTTGTTGCCCCTTTAATCCTGCAGTTGAATAAAAGTGCGACATTATCTGAGGCGATGATTGGCTCTTCCACCGCTACGGAAATATACTTCGCTTATCCCGTGATATGCTACAGAACCATTAAAGTAAATTGCGATAATCTCTTCTTCCATCAACTATTGCATAAATAATAATTGTCTGATCTGTCTCATTAATCTTATAAAAGACAAGATGCCTCTCAGCAATAACTACTCTAAATCCCTGCTTTTTTAAAACCGAATGTCTTGGCACACTTCCTGACTCTGGAAATTCCTGCAGACGATGGATTGCAGTTTCGATTGTATTCAGATACGAGAGTGCAATATCAACATCTCCGGAATCATCAGCAATATAAAATATAATATCACGGAGTTGTTCTTCTGCCTTATCCGTTCGTAATATTTTATACCTCATCTTCTTTCCTTTCCAGTAAAGATGCACGAAGATCATCAAATGAATTCTGTATGGGTGCTACTCGTTCATTTCTTACATCGTCCTCAGCATCTGCAAGTGTTCGTAGTAGTTCCAACTCCGATTTCATCTGATAATAATCTTGCAAACCAAGAACCGCTGTATCACCTCGTCCTTTTACGGTAATAATAACTGCATTCCTTGAATCTTTGCACTGCTTAGATATTTCATTGTAATGATTTCTTAAATCCGCTGATGGTCTAATTGCTTCCCCCATAGTGTCACCTCTTTCTAATTTTACCTTCATAGTCATATTGTATCATAAGGTGACTATTTATTAAATGCTTTCTTCCTTCAACTTTGATGTATCTCCATTTAACTTCCCCCCATATTCCAGACAATGGCCCTTATATACGACTATGGCGCTATTCCTTATTAGGGATAAGCGCCGTTTTGTGAAAGATGATGTTCAATAACAACTCCATCTGAATTTATTTCTATATTAATGCTCATCATTATAGAATACGTCTACTTCATAATGTTCTAAGTCATCTCCGGACAAATTGTTTTTCAAATAATTTTCAACTTCTGGTACATACGCTCCGGAATTACACTGCGCTTTCCGCGGGGCGGGAAATGCAAGTACTTATAAAAAGATCCCAACTTACTTCGCATTTTACATCTATTGTGTAACAAACAACTCTTGTTGATGCTTTGCTTAACTAGAGGCGCGCTTTTGTGATTTTTTTACAGGTCGGCGCTGTGCGGATCCCATGTAAATAATGAGGGCAACCCAAATTAATGAGAATGATAGCAAATGTGCCATTGAGAATTTTTCATGGTAGAGAAAGACACCAAGGATCAACATAATGGTTGGTGCGATATACTGCAGAAAGCCGACCATGGATAAAGGAATTTGTTTTGCCCCGCTTGCAAATAGTAAAAGTGGGACTGCTGTTGCAACACCCGCACCGATTAATAAAAGTGATGTACTAGTGAAGATGTTATTAAAAGCAAATGCACCATTCGGTATTGCTAGTAAATAAATAAGTGCAATTGGTGTTACAATTAATGTTTCAATTGCTAAGCCAAACATGGCGCTAATATCAACCGTTTTCTTCAGCAATCCGTACAAGCCAAAACTTACTGCCAATAGTAATGATACCCAAGGGAAAACGCCATAGCTTACAGTCAGGTTAATGACACCGATCCCAGCGATGACAAACGATAGTAACTGTTTTCGTGTTAACCTCTCCTTTAAAACAATAATTCCCAACAAAATACTGACAAGTGGGTTAATGTAATACCCTAAGCTCGCCTGGATAACATGATCATTATTTACCGCCCAAATATAAGTTAACCAGTTTATACTGATGACAATGGAGGCAAACGTAATTCCTATTAATTTCTTTTTGTCTTTTAAAATAACTTTACACTCTGCGAAAAATCCAGAACTTTTCCGTAAGAGTAAAATGACAACAACCATAAAAAGGAATGACCAGACAATTCGATGTGCAAGGATTTCACCAGCAGGCACATTGTTTACTAGTTTCCAGTAAATAGGTAAGAAGCCCCAAAGTAAATAAGCGAAGGCAGTGTAGATAATCCCCATTTTCTCTTCTGAACGATTCATATGTATTCCCCCGATCCTCTGATAAACGATTCAAATAAAGTAAGACAATTCTAGAAGTTTACTTAAAAAAATGCAATTAAGACGCCTGCACAATTTGGAAAACGCTTTCAATAGTAGCGAATTTCCGCTATGATAGAGATAGATAAACAGATTTAAAGGGGAGAATTGGGATGTCAAAAAAATACAGTAAGTTTGAAACATCGGTCATACATGAAGGGTACAATGCTAAAGACATGTTAGGCAGTTTAACAACACCATTATTCCAAACATCGACGTATACGTTTGATACAGCAGAACAAGGGGAACGCCGGTTTGCTGGGGATGAGGATGGTTATATTTATTCACGTTTAGGCAATCCAACGGTAAAAGTGTTAGAAGAGCGAATTGCTGCACTGGAAAATGGAGAACGTGGGCTGGCATTTGGTTCTGGAATGGCGGCTGTATCTGCTGTGTTAGTTGCGTTAACAAAAGCGAATGACCATATTGTCTGTTCATCAGGTCTTTACGGTTGTACGTTTGGATTATTAACTATGATGCAGGAAAAGTATCAAGTTACGCATGACTTTTCTCAGATGGAGACGAGTGAGGAGCTACGATCGTTAATTAAACCAGAAACAGCCTGTATATACGTGGAAACACCAATCAATCCAACGATGAAACTGATTGATTTGGAGATGGTTTCACAAGTTGCTAAGGAATTTGATATACCTGTTGTCGTTGATAATACATTTTCGTCTCCGTATTTACAACGCCCGATAGAGCTAGGGTGTGATGTGGTAATTCATAGTGCCACAAAATATATCGGTGGCCATGGAGATGTTGTTGCAGGACTAGTTGTTGGGAAGAAGGAATTTTTAGATTCCGTGCAAATGACGACACAAAAGGATATCGGTGGGATTATCTCACCATTTGATGCTTGGTTATTATTGCGCGGATTAAAAACGCTGCCAATCCGCCTTGATCGACACTGTGATAACGCCGAAAAGGTTTTTGAAAAGCTGCGTGTTCATCCCAAAGTAGCGAATGTTTACTACCCAAATGATACGTCACATCCGGATTATCCAATTAGGGAAAAACAGATGAAGCGTGGTGGGGGAGTCATTTCCTTTGAAATTAAGGGGACGAAGCAAGATGCCCAGAAAATGTTAAATGCATTATCCTTTCTAAAAATTGCGGTCAGTCTTGGTGATGCAGAGACATTAATCGAGCATCCAGCAACAATGACCCATGCGGTTATTCCAGAAGAATTCCGGCGCGATATGCGAATCACTGATCAATTAATTCGCTTATCTGTAGGATTGGAAGCATGGGAAGATATTTGGCATGATCTAGAACAAGCGTTAGATTCCATTTGATATCTTATTTTGCTACGAGGCCGTAAATGAAATCAACCTTTTATACGTATCTAAAAACAGTATTTTAATAAACCAGCCAGTTTAAAAATTAGAAGCCGCTCCACACACCGTATGGGGCGGCTTTTTATAATGGTTGAGTAGTTCTGTGCTGTTAAAAATAGGCTCATTTCGTATATTTTGATGCTTTTTAACCTCGTAATTGAATAAAATGCAACGGCTCTCCCGTCGTTTCGGGGCCATGTTTTTACTTTCGGGAAGATGTTTTCGCTCTGGCGCCGATGTTTTTGCTTTCGGGAAGATGTTTTCGCTCTGGCAACGATGTTCTCACTTTCGGAAAGATGTTTTCGCTCTGGCGCCGATGTTCTTACTTTCGGGAAGATGTTTTCGCTCTGGCGCCGATGTTCTTACTTTCGGGAAGATGTTTTCGCTCTAGCGCTGATGTTTCTGCACTCGGGTTGATGTTCCAGAGAAAACGCCACGAAAGAGAACTTTCACTGTATCGCATTTTACATCCTTTGTGTCAAAAACAACAATCTTTATAAAACAGTCTAAAAATAATTATGATCGTTTTTCCTAATTGCTTTGCATATGTGATGGTTTCCAAGGAATGCTAACATCAATAATGTCCACGTTTGTCCGCATTTAGGATAGGTTCGTTTCGGAAATTATGTTCTTGTTTTTTACAACTACTGGTATACAATAGGAAGTTAGAGGAACTTTAGTTGGAATTATATGCTATATTAGATTTTGGAATGCAAAAATGGTATGTTCTGGGAGGAAGGAGAGGGTCTCTGTGGTTTTCGTCCCCTATTTTGTAAGTTTTGTACTTATTTTTAATATTGCATTGGCCCTAACAATTATTTTCCTTGAACGAAAGGATGCGCAATCGACATGGGCATGGCTAATGGTATTGCTGTTTATCCCAATAGCTGGCTTCTTTTTGTATTTAATATTTGGCA
Coding sequences within:
- the rarD gene encoding EamA family transporter RarD — translated: MNRSEEKMGIIYTAFAYLLWGFLPIYWKLVNNVPAGEILAHRIVWSFLFMVVVILLLRKSSGFFAECKVILKDKKKLIGITFASIVISINWLTYIWAVNNDHVIQASLGYYINPLVSILLGIIVLKERLTRKQLLSFVIAGIGVINLTVSYGVFPWVSLLLAVSFGLYGLLKKTVDISAMFGLAIETLIVTPIALIYLLAIPNGAFAFNNIFTSTSLLLIGAGVATAVPLLLFASGAKQIPLSMVGFLQYIAPTIMLILGVFLYHEKFSMAHLLSFSLIWVALIIYMGSAQRRPVKKSQKRASS
- the megL gene encoding methionine gamma-lyase; amino-acid sequence: MSKKYSKFETSVIHEGYNAKDMLGSLTTPLFQTSTYTFDTAEQGERRFAGDEDGYIYSRLGNPTVKVLEERIAALENGERGLAFGSGMAAVSAVLVALTKANDHIVCSSGLYGCTFGLLTMMQEKYQVTHDFSQMETSEELRSLIKPETACIYVETPINPTMKLIDLEMVSQVAKEFDIPVVVDNTFSSPYLQRPIELGCDVVIHSATKYIGGHGDVVAGLVVGKKEFLDSVQMTTQKDIGGIISPFDAWLLLRGLKTLPIRLDRHCDNAEKVFEKLRVHPKVANVYYPNDTSHPDYPIREKQMKRGGGVISFEIKGTKQDAQKMLNALSFLKIAVSLGDAETLIEHPATMTHAVIPEEFRRDMRITDQLIRLSVGLEAWEDIWHDLEQALDSI